From the Rhinolophus sinicus isolate RSC01 linkage group LG02, ASM3656204v1, whole genome shotgun sequence genome, one window contains:
- the NET1 gene encoding neuroepithelial cell-transforming gene 1 protein isoform X2, whose product MVAHDEIGGLLPIKRTIRVLDVNNQSFREQEEPSNKRVRPLARVTSLANLISPVRNGAVRRFGQTIQSFTLRGDNRSPASAQKSSSRSSVSTPAKRRSSVLWSEMLDVNMKESLTTKEIKRQEAIYEMSRGEQDLIEDLKLARKAYHDPMLKLSIMSEEELTQIFGDLDAYIPLHEALLARIGEATKPDGTVEQIGHILVNWLPGLNAYKGYCSNQLAAKALLDQKKQDPRVQDFLQRCLESPFSRKLDLWSFLDIPRSRLVKYPLLLKEILRHTPKDHHDVQLLEEAILIIQGVLSDINLKKGESECQYYIDKLEYLDEKQKDPRIEASKVLLCHGELKNKNGHKLYVFLFQDILVLTRPVIRNERHSYQVYRQPIPVQELVLEDLQDGDVRMGGSFRGAFSNSDKAKNIFRVRFRDPAPGQSHTLQANDVFHKQQWFNCIRTAIAPFQQATGPAELQGLLELHEECAENNPSAGNVRAQRRASTLSSVTQVEVDGDASECGSPVHTADSIKSVKAHRTQSGFRKARDKAKFSGKKKETLV is encoded by the exons gaGCCAAGCAATAAAAGAGTTCGACCTCTAGCTCGGGTCACATCTTTGGCAAATTTAATCTCTCCTGTAAGAAATGGAGCAGTCAGACGTTTTGGTCAAACAATACAG tcctttacCCTTCGTGGTGACAACAGATCCCCAGCTTCTGCACAGAAGTCATCGAGCAGATCATCAGTGTCAACACCTGCCAAACGGAGAAGCAGCGTACTGTGGTCAGAGATGTTAGACGTCAACATGAAGGAGTCTTTAACTACCAAAGAAATCAAACGGCAGGAG GCAATATATGAAATGTCGCGAGGCGAACAGGATTTAATTGAGGATCTCAAGCTTGCAAGAAAG GCCTACCATGACCCCATGTTAAAGTTGTCTATTATGTCAGAAGAGGAACTAacacaaatatttggtgatttgGACGCTTACATACCTCTGCATGAAG CTTTGTTGGCAAGAATAGGAGAAGCAACCAAGCCTGATGGGACAGTAGAGCAGATTGGTCACATTCTTGTGAACTGG TTGCCAGGCCTGAATGCCTACAAGGGCTACTGTAGTAACCAGCTGGCAGCCAAAGCTCTTCTTGATCAAAAGAAACAGGATCCAAGAGTCCAAGACTTCCTTCAGCGATGTCTTGAGTCTCCCTTCAGTCGCAAACTAGATCTTTGGAGCTTCCTAGATATTCCTCGAAGTCGCTTAGTCAAGTATCCTTTActgttaaaagaaattcttagGCACACTCCAAAAGACCACCATGATGTTCAGCTTCTCGAGGAAGCT atATTGATAATACAAGGAGTTCTCTCTGATATCAACTTGAAGAAAGGTGAATCCGAATGCCAGTATTATATTGACAAACTGGAATATTTGGATGAAAAGCAGAAGGACCCTAGAATTGAAGCAAGCAAAGTGCTGCTTTGTCATGGGGAACTGAAGAACAAAAACGGACAT AAACTTTACGTTTTCCTGTTTCAAGACATCTTGGTTTTGACCCGACCTGTGATACGAAATGAGCGCCACTCTTACCAGGTTTACCGGCAACCGATTCCCGTCCAAGAACTGGTCTTGGAAGACCTGCAGGATGGAGATGTGAGAATGGGAGGGTCCTTTCGAGGGGCTTTCAGCAACTCAGATAAAG CTAAGAATATCTTTAGAGTTCGCTTCCGAGATCCCGCTCCAGGCCAGTCTCACACTCTACAAGCCAATGATGTCTTCCACAAGCAGCAGTGGTTCAATTGTATTCGAACAGCCATCGCCCCCTTCCAGCAGGCCACTGGTCCAGCCGAGCTGCAGGGTCTGCTAGAGCTGCATGAGGAGTGTGCAGAGAACAACCCCTCTGCCGGGAATGTCAGGGCCCAGAGAAGGGCGTCCACGCTGTCGAGTGTGACTCAGGTTGAAGTGGATGGAGACGCTTCAGAGTGTGGCTCCCCGGTGCACACAGCAGATAGCATCAAGAGTGTCAAAGCGCACCGAACACAGTCTGGCTTCCGAAAAGCAAGGGACAAAGCCAAGTTCAGTggcaaaaagaaagagactttGGTATAA